A region of Gammaproteobacteria bacterium DNA encodes the following proteins:
- a CDS encoding hypothetical protein (Evidence 5 : Unknown function) produces MDCCCTVCVLPARGGGNALLDHEIAYLLLRDEDPSYITALSAPDAMTIPAHIQDGQELRPASVGPVFSVTSGNHLHLRYTARARHVIWRSASAPPVEGTDGASIGDTQAAIAALVRILATTPYVLRGTLAPGQGLVGNNVLHDRASFVDDPATPRLLYRARYYDRIAEPG; encoded by the coding sequence GTGGACTGTTGCTGCACTGTGTGCGTGCTGCCGGCGAGGGGGGGGGGCAATGCTTTGCTTGACCACGAGATTGCCTACCTATTGCTGCGCGACGAGGACCCTAGCTACATCACCGCCCTCTCTGCCCCCGATGCCATGACTATTCCTGCGCATATTCAGGACGGCCAGGAACTACGTCCTGCTTCGGTTGGGCCGGTCTTTTCGGTTACTAGCGGTAACCACCTCCATCTGCGCTATACCGCCCGAGCGCGTCATGTCATCTGGCGTAGCGCCTCTGCTCCACCTGTCGAGGGGACCGATGGTGCATCGATTGGTGATACCCAGGCTGCTATTGCTGCGTTGGTCCGAATCCTTGCTACAACCCCCTATGTGTTGCGTGGTACTCTCGCCCCTGGACAGGGGTTGGTGGGTAACAATGTTCTCCACGACCGTGCCAGCTTCGTAGATGATCCTGCTACACCACGTCTGCTCTATCGCGCCCGCTACTACGACCGTATCGCGGAACCTGGTTAG